The Arthrobacter sp. D5-1 genome segment AAGCCCGGCGGTTCCGGCACCCAGTTCACGGCCGCCCAGGCACAGTGGAGCAACGCCCAGGAGGCTGTGTTCTACCCCTCGGGTTCCTGGATCGAGAACGAAATGAAGGACCAGACCAAGGCCGGCTTCAACATGATGGGTGCCCCGGCCCCGTCCGTGAGCGCCAGCCCCAAGATGCCGCAGACAGCACTTCACAGCGCTGCAGGCGAGCCGTTCATTGTTCCGAGCCAGGGCAAGAACGCCGCCGGCGGCAAGGAGTTGCTCCGGATCATGCTCTCCAAGGAAGCTGCCACCAACTTCGCCAAGACCAAGCTTGCTCCCACCATCGTCAAGGACACCGTCCCGGCCGATGGATTCGGGTCCACAGCCCTGGTTTCGCAGACGAAGATGCTCAGTGACGCCGGCGAGAACATCTACACCTGGAACTTCATCGACCTCTACGGCACCAACAAGGACCAGCTGGTGGTTTGGAACACCTTCCTGGACGGCAAGTCGGACGTCGCAACCCTCACCTCGGCACTCCAGAACATCACCGACAAGGTCCGCAATGACAGCTCGGTCAAGAAGATCGAAGTGAAGTGACGTCAGTGAAAACTCAGCAGAGCCGGAACGACGACGGCCTGGCCGCCGTCGTTCCGGCGCCGGCTCCACCGCAAGTGATTAAGCGGCGGCGGAAGCCGTTGACGTGGGACAAGGTCAGTTTCTTTGCCGTCTTCCTCGGACTGCCGTTGGCGATCTACCTCTTGTTCGTCATTTGGCCGTTCATCCAGGCCTTCGGTTATTCGTTGACGGACTGGTCCGGTTTTTCGCCGAACCAGAACTTCATCGGCCTTGAAAACTATGTGAAGATCTTCACGGACGACATCTTCATGAAGGCGATGTCCAACAACATCGTCCTGGTGATCTTCCTCCCGATCATCACCATCATCCTCAGTTTGGTCCTTGCCTCCTTGGTGACAGTGGGTGGAAGCAGCAAAGGCCAGATCAAGGGCCTGCGCAATTCCAGCTTCTACCGCGTGGTCTCGTTCTTCCCGTACACCATTCCCGCTGTGGCCATTGGCATCATGTGGGGGCAGATCTACGATCCCTCCGGTGGACTGCTGAACGGCATCCTCACCGGATTGGGCCTGGACCAGTTCAAGGACTTCGCCTGGCTGGGTGACAAGAACACCGCAATGATCGCCACGATGTTCGTGATTGTGTGGGGCTTCGTAGGCTTCTACATGGTCCTGTTCGTCGCCGGCATCAAAGGCATTCCTGCGGAGCTTTTCGAGGCCGCCAGGATCGACGGCGCGGGCCGCTTCCGCACCGCAGTGTCCATCACCATCCCGCTGATCCGCGACAACATCCAGACCGCCTATATCTACATGGGCATCCTGGCACTGGACGCGTTCGTCTACATGGCCGCGCTGAACTCCGGCGGTGGTCCGGACAATTCCACGTTGGTCATGGCACAACAACTGTTCTTCACGGCTTTCAGCAAGGGACAGTTCGGTCTCGCCAGCGCCATGGGCGTTGTGCTGGCCATTGCCACGCTGATCTTCTCCGGACTGGTGTTTTTGGTCAACCGGCTCACCGGCGGCGATAAGGATGTGAGCCTGTAATGAGTACCAAAGTCTCAACCCCGGAAATGAAGTCACTGCACTTCCAGCCCCGGACCCCGGCAACCACGAAGGGCGACAAAGTGGTGGGAGCGGTGTCCCACACCGCGCTGACCATCTGGACGCTGATCGTTATCCTGCCGCTCCTGTGGACGTTCATGTCCTCCTTCAAGACCTCCAGCGAGATTTTCGCTTCACCGTTCGCTTTGCCTGGTGAATGGAAGCTGGACAACTATGTCAAGGCCTGGAGCGAAGCCGGCATCGGCAGCGCCTTCCTGAACTCGATCATCGTTGTGGCCGCAGCACTGGTGATCGTCATGGTCCTCGGTGCGATGTGTGCCTACGTCCTGGCCCGGTACACCTTCCGGGGCAGCAGGGCCATCTACTACCTGATGCTCGCCGGGCTGACGTTCCCGATCTTCCTTGCCATGGTGCCGTTGTTCTTCGTGCTGAAGAACATGGGACTGCTGAACACCCTGCCGGGCCTGATCCTGGTGTATGTGGGCTTCGCGCTTCCGTTCACGGTGTTCTTCCTCTTCTCCTTCTTCAAGTCTCTGCCGCACGAAATCACCGAAGCAGCAGCGCTTGACGGCGCAGGGGAGTGGAGGACGTTCTTCCAGGTCATGTTGCCGATGGCCAAGCCGGGCCTCGCCTCGGTTGCCATCTTCAACTTCCTGGGCCTTTGGAACCAGTTCCTGATTCCGGTGTCCATCAACGCCGCCGGCCCCCGGGTCCTCTCGCAGGAACTCGCGGCCTTCGCCGGCCAGATGGGCTACGCAGTGGACTACGGCGCGCTGTTCGCAGCCGTCAGCGTTACGGTCATCCCGGTGCTCATCGTCTACGTGATCTTCCAGCGCCAGCTGCAGGGCTCCGTTTCGCAGGGCACGTCCAAGTAGTTCAACCAAGCCAAAGACAGCGTTCGACGGCGGTCGTCACCTGAGGTGGCGGCCGCCGTCGGGTTTAACTTCTGTAAAGATGGAACGGATCTGTAGTGCAACGAAAGGCAGCAGCCCGTGATCTTTATTGTGGTCAAATTCAACGTCAAGCCTGATTGGTCCGAGCGCTGGCTGGACCTCGTGGCTGACTTCACCGAAGCAACCCGTGCTGAGCCGGGCAACCTCTGGTTCGACTGGTCCCGCAGCGTGGATAACCCCAACGAGTTCGTGTTGGTGGAAGCCTTCCAGGACGATGCCGCCGAAGCCCACGTCAACAGCGCCCACTTCAAGAAGGCCATGGCGGACATGCCGCAGGCCCTCGTGGAAACTCCGCACATCATCAGCCGCCAGTTCGAAGGCAGCGGTTGGGACCGCATGGGCGAGTTGACCATCGCCTAGCCAAAACAAACGTGGTGCCCGGTTCAAGAAACCGGGCACCACGTGTTTAAGGACTGCTCAGAACATCCAGGGGATCTCGGCATGGCCGAAGTCGCTGAACGAGCCGAAACGTCCCGCCTTGAACGCCAGCACCTCGCCGTCCCGGTCCCGGCACGTGGTGACCTGGCCGAAGAAGACCTGATGATCGCCGACGTCGTACTGCTGCACCACACTGCAGTCCGCCTGGGCGAGGGCGCCCTTGATGACCGGAAGGCCACTGTCTGTGACGTCGAAATCGCCGTCGCCGAAGCGGTCCCCGCCACGGACGGCAAACCGCCGGGCAACTGACTCCTGCTTCGCGCCGAGGATGGACACCGCGAACTTGCCGCTTTCCATCAAGGCCTCGCCGGTCCGGGTGCCGAAGTTCAGCGAGATCATCAGGATGGGTGGTTCAAGGCTGATGGACGTCAGCGAGCTGATGGTCATCCCGTACTGCTCGTCCTCGTGCTGGGTGGTGACCACAGCGACGCCGGTGACGAAACGGCCCATGGCGCGGCGCATCCCCATGGCGTCGGGGATGGTGAAGGCTGGTGCCAGGCTCATGTCAGTTGCTCCGCTCCGCTGGTACCGGATCCGTGTAGTACCGGACTTCGAACATCTTTGCGCCATTCTCTGAGATCCAAGGACCGTGCTCCATTCCAGGAGGACGGGTAGCCCAGTCTCCGGCTTTGAAAGTCCTGCCGAGGCGCTGGTCCACGAACGAGCCCTCGAAAATGAAGACCTCTTCCCAGAAGTCATGCGTGAGGACGCCGTTGGGGGAAGTATCCGTGCCGGGCTCGAACTTGAGGATCCGGGTAACGCTGTCGTTGTCGGAATCCCGGGCAAGGACCGCCTCGGACAGGCCCTCGATGTGCGGGGTGCAGGGTGCGAAGTCCACCGTCGATACGGGAGTGAACTCGAATTCGGGCTTTGCCATGGTCAGATCCCCTCCGCTGCCGTGGTGCCGTCGATGCTGTAGGAGCCCAGGAACGTGTCCAGCTCCGCAACCAGGGCGTCGTAGCCGTAGTTCCGGTAGGTGTAGGCGCCGCGGACCACGAAGGGCGCACCGGCGTAGAACATTTCGTACTGCTGATGGCGGCCGGCGAACTCGGAACCGATGATGTCCCAGGCGAGCTTGAAGAGCTTGACGCGTTCCTCGCTGCTGACGCCGGGCGACTGGACGTAGCGTTCCATGTCCGGCCGGGTCACGCTGCTGGTCATGTCGGCAATGCTGGACGGCAACTGCAGGACGCCGCCACCCACCAGGTCCCTCAGGATCGAGATCACGCGGGGGTACGTTTCGGACTGCAAGCCCATGGCCCCGTACAGAGCGCTCTTTCCCGGGACCCTCATGCCGGCGTCGTCCGTTGTTGCCGTGTATTCCGCGGCGAGAACCGCCGACTCAACGGACTGCACGATTGCAGCGAGTTCGCCGAGCTTCTCCTGGACGCCGGGGATCTTGTCCGTCCCGTTCACCTGCGTCACTTTGCGGGCCACCGAGGCGATGAACTTGAGCTTGGTGGAGAACCGGATCTGGGCCTGCCAGTTGCCCAGGGCGTGGGCGCCGGTGTCGAAGAACTGGCGGCGCAAGGTGTCGATGTTCCGGTTGATGAACACGCGGTCCCAAGGAATGAGCACGTCATCGAAGACCACCAGCGCGTCAGGTTCGTCGTATTGGCTGGTCAGCGGGTAGTCGAAGTCGCTGGTAGCGGCCGGTGCGAACGGGCGGCGGCAGTAGAGCTTCAGTCCGTCGGTGGCCACGGGGAGGGCGAAGCTGACGGCGAAGTCCACGTCGTCCGGGCCCAAGGGCTTGATGCAGGTGACGAAGACTTCGTCGGCGATCGCGGCGCCCGTGGCGAGCATCTGTGAGCCGCGGACAATAATGCCCTCCTCGGTTTCACGCACGACGCCGACCTGCAGGTATTCGCCTTCCCAACCGGACGCTGTGGTTGCGCGGGAAACCTGCGGGGGAATGATCGCGTAGGAAAGGTACAGGTTCTCGGACAGGATCCTCTTGTAGTACCGTTCAACGTTCCCGGCGAAGTCACGTTCCTCATTCTTGAAGACGTCCGGGTGGGAACCGAACGCGGCGAAGAACGTCCCCACGTGATCGGGGCTGCGGCCTACCCAGCCGTGGGTGTGCTTGGCCCACTTTTCGATGGCCTGGCGGCGCAGGACGAGCTCTTCCTGCGTGCGGGGGGCGGCGAAGGTCCGGTTGGCCGGTCCGTCGATCTCCTCGGAGTGGAATTGCATTCCGTTGGCGGGATCGGCTGCGATGTCGAACAGCTCGGACATGGTCCGGGCAACCTTCGCGAAGGCCGGGTGTTCCAGGACGTTGCCGACTACCTCGCCATCGAGGATCACCGTCCGGCCGTCGTTCAGGGACTTCAGATACTCATTTCCGGTCCTCATCAGAGTGAGCCTTTCTTCATTTTGTAGTTATGTTCAATGGTGGTCCCATTCGGGAAGGAGAGCTCCAACTTCCAGGAAGTTCCGTCAACAAACTTCCCGTTCAGCAGTGGCAGGGTGCCCCCAAGGCACATGAAGTCGGCGTCACCGATGTCGGTGCGTGCGAGGAGGCGCTCGACGACGTCGGCCGGCTTGCGCAGGCCGCTCAGCGAACCCTCCTGGTACAACTCGCCGTCCACCCACGAGCGTGCGGTGCACTGGTCGAGGTCAAGGTCTTCCAGCGACTCCACCTCGATGACCTCTGCTGCGACAGGCTTGGGACAGGCGCGCTTGGAATCGCCGATGTCCCGGGCTTCAATGTCCCGGTCCGTGTGGTCTGAGCCGATACCGAGGTAGTACTTGCCGTTGTGGCGGATATAGAGAGGCTCGATCTCACCGGAGGTCAGGTTCTCCGAGGTGTCATGCTCGCCCGCCGTTTCAAACAGATCCGAGTCCATCCGATAGAACATGGGGACCTCTGGCGGTGGAGCCACCCCAATGGCTGCCAGTTCATCGATGTGGTGCTGTACTGCTTTCGGATCCCGGCCTGTGTAACCTGCCACCACACCGTGGAAGTCCGTGACCATGATGGTCTTCTCTGTGCCCACTACCCGGAAGGTGAGGGGGACTTGCCTTGTTGTTTCCATTCCGTCTCCTTAAGTGCTTCCCAACGGTGTTGGTTCTAAACGGTGAGTGTGTCGTAGGCCGCGAGGCGGTCGCCGATGACGGGGAACTCGGCGCGGACTGCGTTGACTTGGCCAGGATCGATGTCCACCATCAGTACGGTTTCGTCGGAGGACGCTTCGGCAAGGATGTTGCCGGCGGGATCCACCACCCGGCTGTGCCCTCCGAGTTCCACGCCTTCCTGGGTGCCCGCCGCGTTGCAGGCGATGACGAAGATCTGGTGCTCCAGTGCCCTGGCCGTGGTGAGCAGGCGCCAGTGCTCACGCCGGGCGGCCGGCCAGGCAGCAGGAACGATCACGATCTCAGCGCCGCGTTCGCTCAGCTCCATCCACAATCCTGGGAACCGGAGGTCGTAGCAGGTGATGCCTGCGACAGACCCGAAAGGCAAGGGGGCGACGGGAAGGGATGAACCTGCCGTCAGCAGGCTCGCCTCCTTGGACTGGTAGCCGAACACATGGATCTTCCGATACGTGTGGACCACGTTGCCCTCGGGGCCCAGCAGGATGGAGGTGTTGCTGAGCCGGCCGTCGTCGCCCGCTTCGATGATGCTGCCCAGATGAAGGTAGACGCCGAGGTCTTTGGCTACCCGTGAGCACATGGTCACCGTGGGGCCTGTGAGTGTCTCCGCCAAGGTCTCGTATTCGTCGAAGTGGAAGTAGCCTGCGCTCCACAGCTCCGGCAAGACGATCAGTTCGGCGCCGTTGATGCCCCGAAGGATGTCTTCGACGCGGTGGATTCGGTCTTCGCGGGTTTCGGAGTCCGGGCTGGCTACCTGGACGAGGGCGATTTTCATACTTTTTCCTTTGCGGGTTCGTTGTCCAGGTCGCTGAGGCGAAGGCCCTTGGTTTCCTTGGCAAACATCACCGAGACCATGGAGATCAGGCCCATGGCGGCCAGGTAAATGCCGATCGCATAGCCGGTGCCGAAAGCGCTGTAGAGAGCCAAGGCAATGATCGGTGACAACGAACCGGCGATCAGCGATGCCAGGTTGTAGGCCACTGAGGTGCCGCTGTACCGGACGTCCGTTGGGAAGAGTTCGGAGAAGAAAGCGCCGATGACCGAGCTGTACGCCGCGAAGATCAGCAGGCCACCCACGGCGGCCGCGATGATTCCCCAGGTCTGTCCGGTATTGAGCAGGGCGAAGAACGCGAAGGCCCACACCATGGTGGCAATCGAGGCCCCGATCAGGATGGGTTTGCGGCCCACCTTGTCCGCGTAAAGCGCCAGGATGGGAATAGCGACGACGGCGACGCCCTGCCCGATCATGACGGCGGTGAGGCCTGTCTGCCTCTGCAGTCCCATGATCTGGGTGACGTAGGTGATGATGAACAGCGAATAGATGTAGAAGCCCGCGTTCTCGCCCATCCGGCTGCCGGTGGCGATGAGGATTTCGCGCCAGTTACGGCGGAACAGGATAGTCAGGGGCATCTTGCGTTCCTTGTTGCCCTCGGCTTCGCGCTTCCGCTGTGCTTCCTTGAACAGCGGGGTTTCCTGCACGTAGAGCCGCAGGACCAGGCCAATAACCACCAGGAGTGCGGACAGGCCGAAGGCTATCCGCCAGCCCCAGGCCAGGAACTCGCTCTCCGGCATGGTGGCAGCGAGGATGGCCAGGACGCCGGCGGCCATCAGGTTGCCCAGGGGCGGTCCCATATTGGGCCAGGAAGCCCAAAATGCGCGTCGTGCGCTCTCATTGCTGTGCTCGGAGACGAGGAGGACAGCTCCGCCCCACTCACCACCCAAGGCAAACCCCTGGATCAAGCGGAGAAGCAGGAGCAACAGCGGCGCTGTGAGGCCGATCGCTGCATACGACGGGATGAAGGCGATGAGGGTGGTGGCGACACCCATGAGCATCAGGCTGGCCACCAACGTGGCGCGCCGGCCGTGCTTATCGCCCAGATGCCCCAGGACTATGGCCCCGATGGGGCGTGCCAGGAAGCCCGCGGCGAACGTTCCGAGTGCCAGCATGGTGCCGACCATGGGATCGTCGGTGGGGAAGTAGAGCTTGTTGAATACCAGCGCTGCTGCCGTGCCGTAGAGAAAGAAGTCGTACCATTCCACGGCTGTGCCGGCCAGGCTCGAAGCAGCTACAACAGGCAGGCTGGAGTGCTTCTGTTGCTTGGGTTCAGCTTTCTTCATATCGGTCATGTGGGGATCCTTTGCGATTGGCAGCCGCGTAGCTTCCGGTGGGCCGGGCCGCGAACTCCCAGGAAAATTGGGGTATTTCCGATGCGTGAGCGGAGTCACTAAGATCACTGTAGACGTGTTGTATACAGCCTGTCTATATTTAAAGCAGAAGTTTTTTGGATGTCCCCCAAGCTGCTGAATGCAACTCGTATACTGGGCTACGCGAGAAAGGCTCTGCATGATCCAGATGACCCCCACTGCACAGTCGCAGCCAGAAGTGGCCTACCAGTGGATGAAAAGCTACATCGCAGCCCTGCCGCGTGAGGAAGAAACCTTCCTGAACGAGGGAGTCCTGGCCAAGACCACGGGTACTTCACGAACGCCCGTGCGTGAGGCACTGTTGCGCCTTGAAGCTGAAGGATTCGTCAAGCGGATCCCGCACAAGGGCGCCTACGTGCCACCCATCTCTGATCCCGACGTCCGGGCCATCCTGCAGGCCAGGTCCGTCGTGGAGAAATGGGCCGTCTCGGCGGTGGAAACCATGCTTGATGCCCAGATCGATGCCTTCCAGCGCGTGATTGACCAGCAGCAGGAAGCCCGGGACGATCCCGCCAGGTTCATCGAACTGGATACCGAGTTCCACACCCTCATGGTGCGTGCGGGCGGCAACCCCGTCCTGGCTGATTTCTACGCGTCACTCCGGCAAAAACAACTCAGGATCGGCGTTAAAGCCGTCAGCCAGGCCACGGATCGGGCCGGGGACGTCCTCCGGGAACACCAGTTGATCGTTGACGCACTCCGCAGCCGAAGCCTCGACAAAGCGCACAAAGCCATCGACGCGCACCTGGACTCCACACGCCTGGCAGTGATCGGGTACTAGTCCTCGCTGTGCAGCTCCCGTTGCCGTGCGCTGAGCAGCTCAAACTCAGGCCGGGCAGCCACGAACCGTTCAACGGCGTCGAGCACCTGCTGCAGGTGGGCGTGATCCGGGGCCACCAACGCGGCTCCAATCAGCGCACGCCGATGCTGGTCCTGGAGCCCGGTCTCGGCAGCTGACACGTCGAAGCGGCGTTTGAGCTCGGCCACGAGGGGCCGGACCATGGAGCGCTTCTCTTTGAGACTATGGACATCGCCCAAAAGGACGTCGAACTCAATCCATCCGATCCACATGGTCCATTATCACCGCAGGTCAGGTGACGTGTGCCATGTGGACTTGATCAAATCTTGAGCCAACGCAGCAAGGCGCCTTGAGTTCCGTTCGGCAGTGTCTATGAGGTTGGCCCAACCGGCCGACGGACTCATTCGCTGCTAGTTACTCAGGACTGACATCGTGCCCCAAACCCCTTCCCGGCTACGCCCGCGCACCCACGCCCCCTCTCATCCGGTCCGGATCCTGCTCGCCACCGCCAGCTTTGCACTTGCCACCGTCAGTGTGTTGGGAATCGGCGCTGCACCTGCCGCCGCCTCACCGGCAGATGCCTCTCCGGGCCAGGGAACGGCTGTCCGGGCATCCTCCAGTGTTTCAGCGCTCGCGGGCCAGACTGAGCAGATGGTAGTGGTGCCCGTGACGGCAGGGTTGGAACCCACCCGGGTGAAGGGGACCATCGCGGTGTCGGGGAAACCTGAGGGTACGGTCCGGGCAACGGTCAACGGCCGGGTCATCCTCGAAACGAACGCTGCAGCCACGGTTCCCCTGGACGAAGCGGTCAGCAATGCCGACGTTATTGGCCAGCAGCTTACGGTGGGGCTGCAGCTCATACCGGTAACCCACACCATGTGCGTGGTCTCCAACGCCACGGCAACCCTGAACAACATGACGGTCGACTTCAGCGGGACCGCCAAAGCACCCACCACGGTGGGCGAGTTCTTCCCGGCGTCCGTGCCCGCCGTCGTGCTTCCCGTCCCCGCGGATCCCGGCGCGGATGTTTCCGCCGCCATCATGACCGCCTCGGCCGCCATGGCCCAACGCTATCCGGACGCCGCCGTCGCAGTGCTTCCGGAAGCCGAGCTGGTGGCGCGCGCTGCCACTCTCCCGGCCGGCAGCCGGATCCTCAGCGTCACCGCAGACCCGGGAGAAACCGCCACCAAGCTGGCCACGGCAGCGGACCTCCCGCAGCTCATCCTCAGCGGCCACGACGAACAACTCCGCACCGCCGCCCGGGCGCTTGCCAGCGACAAAACCGCGCTGGCCGTGACCTCCTCCGTGACCGGCCTGACCTCGGCGCTGCCTGCCGCGCCGGGCCTGGTCCAGAGCCTCAAGGACCTGGGCAGCACAACCCTGAAACTCTCCGGCTACGGCACCCCGGAATCCTTTGTGGGCGTCTCCCAGTCGCAGTTCGGAGGCCCGGTTTCGTCGGTGAAAGTCCAGCTCAAGGGCACGCACACGGCTGTCCCGGACAACGCACAGGCGCAGCTCTCGGTCTTCTGGAATGACTACCTGCTCAGTTCCAAGAACCTCGACGGCGGTGACACCTTCACGGTGGATGCTGAGGTTCCAGCGGGCCAGCTACAGGCGAAGAATGGCCTCCGGATCCGTCTGGCCGCCCTCCCGGCAGGCGGCGATTGCACCGGGCCCGCAGGTGTCATGCCCATGGAAGTCACCCTGGATACCTCTGGCAGCACCCTCACGGCGGTCCGTGGCGGATCCACGAAAGCCGGCTTCGAACGATTCCCCCAGGCTTTCGGACAGAGCGTTCAGGTAGCGTTCGGCGATGGCAACGCCCAAGCCAACACCGTCAATGCAGCGACGCTTCTGGCTTCCCTGCAGCGTGACAGTGCCTCCCTGCTGGATACCCGCGTGGTGGGCCTAGACGCCTTGGCTGGCTCCAGCGAGTCCGGGCTGGTGGTGGGTGCCACCGCCGACGTCGCAAATAAGCTGTCCGCACCGCTGCGGTTGGCGGAGTTCCGCACCATCTCGCCTGACGAGGTCGAATACGGCGTAGGCGCCTCGGCTCCGTACGGCGTATTGGAGGCTTTTGAGCAAGGCGGCCGGAATCTGCTGCTCCTGGGTGCTTGGGCACCTGAAAATGACGCTGCCGCCGCGTCCACGCTCCAGTCTTCATTGGCCTCCCATGTTGGTGCAGTTGAAGGCGGCTGGGCATCGCTGTCCCGGAACCTCCTGGTGACCCAGCCGTCGGGAACTCCCGTGCTGCTGGAGAGCAATGTGCTGGTTCCGCAGAAGGCTGTAACCGATGACTACCGTCCCTATGCCTGGTGGATCGGCGGGGCAGTGGTGGTCCTGGGCCTGGCGTTCGCCGCCCGGACAGTGCTCCTGCGGCGTCGTGCCCGGGCAGCACGGGCATATGTGGATGCTGAGCAAATGGCGGGACAACCGGCAGATGCCACAGGACCTGCGAAACCGGGTCATGACAACTAGCGCCGCCGCTCGTCCGCGGGCCGCCCACCGGCGTCCGGCGGCGCGGTCGCTGACACCGGGGCCTCTGACACTGCTGCGTTCGGTGACCGGGCTGGTCACGTGGGCCTGGGCGCGCCTCGGTGCGCCCGTGGCAGGGCGCAAGGTTCCCGGCACCAGGGTGGTAGCCGTGGTTTCACTGCTGGTGGGCTACCTCGCGTGCCTGTACACGATCGGCCAGGGCACCAACCTGGACTATTCGGATGCCCAAAGCCACCTGACCATCGCCCGGCGAATCTTCGACAGCAAGGCGCCCGGCTTTGAACAATTGGGCACCGTGTGGCTGCCCATGCCGCACCTGCTGCTGGCGCCGTTCGTGCTGAATATGTGGCTGTTCAGCACGGGCTGGGCTGCCGGAATCCTGGGGATACTGGCGTTGTCCGCCACCACCACCGGCCTGTACTTGATCGCAGCCCGACTCGGATTGGGCAGGGCCGGACGTCTCGCCACGACCCTGGTGGCCCTGGCCAACCCGGCGGTTTTGTACGTCTACACCACGGCGTTGACGGAACCGGTGCTCATCATGTGCATCGTGGGCGGCATGGCTGGCTTGGCGCATTGGGCCACCAGCCGCCGTCGAATGAGTGCCGGAGAGCTGGCCGTCTTCGCCGGTATTCCGTCCGCCGCCGCAGTGCTTTCCCGTTACGAAGGCTGGGCGCTGGTGATGACCGGAACCCTGTTGGTGTTGATCGTCGCCAAGCGCCGCACCGGTGCGTGGCGGGAGGCATTCATCATGGCCGGTGGCTACGTGATGATTCCGGCCGCGGCGGTCCTCTGGTGGATTTCCTACAACTGGGCCATTTACGGCAACCCGCTGGAGTTTATGTTCGGGCAGTACTCCGCCTACGCGCAGCAGAAGAACATCACCGACGGCGGCCTGTTGCCCACCAAGGGCAACCTGGGACTCACGCTGACTACTTTCCATTGGTCCCTGCTGGAGACAGTCGGCGTGGTGGTCCTCGCGCTGGCGGCATGTGGCGCCGTCGTGCTGGTCTTCAGGCGGGGCTTTGCCAACAGCACCCTGCTGGTGGCGGTGACCGGCAGTGCGTATGCTTTTGCGGTGCTGAGCCTCTTCCTGGGGCAGACGGCCATCAACAACGACCATTCGCTGCCGTCAACGTGGTGGAACAACCGCTTCGCGCTGACGGCGCTGCCCCTGGTGGCCATCCTGGCAGCTGTGGTGGTGGAGGAGTTC includes the following:
- a CDS encoding MFS transporter: MTDMKKAEPKQQKHSSLPVVAASSLAGTAVEWYDFFLYGTAAALVFNKLYFPTDDPMVGTMLALGTFAAGFLARPIGAIVLGHLGDKHGRRATLVASLMLMGVATTLIAFIPSYAAIGLTAPLLLLLLRLIQGFALGGEWGGAVLLVSEHSNESARRAFWASWPNMGPPLGNLMAAGVLAILAATMPESEFLAWGWRIAFGLSALLVVIGLVLRLYVQETPLFKEAQRKREAEGNKERKMPLTILFRRNWREILIATGSRMGENAGFYIYSLFIITYVTQIMGLQRQTGLTAVMIGQGVAVVAIPILALYADKVGRKPILIGASIATMVWAFAFFALLNTGQTWGIIAAAVGGLLIFAAYSSVIGAFFSELFPTDVRYSGTSVAYNLASLIAGSLSPIIALALYSAFGTGYAIGIYLAAMGLISMVSVMFAKETKGLRLSDLDNEPAKEKV
- a CDS encoding putative quinol monooxygenase, which encodes MIFIVVKFNVKPDWSERWLDLVADFTEATRAEPGNLWFDWSRSVDNPNEFVLVEAFQDDAAEAHVNSAHFKKAMADMPQALVETPHIISRQFEGSGWDRMGELTIA
- a CDS encoding carbohydrate ABC transporter permease is translated as MSTKVSTPEMKSLHFQPRTPATTKGDKVVGAVSHTALTIWTLIVILPLLWTFMSSFKTSSEIFASPFALPGEWKLDNYVKAWSEAGIGSAFLNSIIVVAAALVIVMVLGAMCAYVLARYTFRGSRAIYYLMLAGLTFPIFLAMVPLFFVLKNMGLLNTLPGLILVYVGFALPFTVFFLFSFFKSLPHEITEAAALDGAGEWRTFFQVMLPMAKPGLASVAIFNFLGLWNQFLIPVSINAAGPRVLSQELAAFAGQMGYAVDYGALFAAVSVTVIPVLIVYVIFQRQLQGSVSQGTSK
- a CDS encoding carbon-nitrogen family hydrolase; this translates as MKIALVQVASPDSETREDRIHRVEDILRGINGAELIVLPELWSAGYFHFDEYETLAETLTGPTVTMCSRVAKDLGVYLHLGSIIEAGDDGRLSNTSILLGPEGNVVHTYRKIHVFGYQSKEASLLTAGSSLPVAPLPFGSVAGITCYDLRFPGLWMELSERGAEIVIVPAAWPAARREHWRLLTTARALEHQIFVIACNAAGTQEGVELGGHSRVVDPAGNILAEASSDETVLMVDIDPGQVNAVRAEFPVIGDRLAAYDTLTV
- a CDS encoding 4-hydroxyphenylacetate 3-hydroxylase N-terminal domain-containing protein, whose translation is MRTGNEYLKSLNDGRTVILDGEVVGNVLEHPAFAKVARTMSELFDIAADPANGMQFHSEEIDGPANRTFAAPRTQEELVLRRQAIEKWAKHTHGWVGRSPDHVGTFFAAFGSHPDVFKNEERDFAGNVERYYKRILSENLYLSYAIIPPQVSRATTASGWEGEYLQVGVVRETEEGIIVRGSQMLATGAAIADEVFVTCIKPLGPDDVDFAVSFALPVATDGLKLYCRRPFAPAATSDFDYPLTSQYDEPDALVVFDDVLIPWDRVFINRNIDTLRRQFFDTGAHALGNWQAQIRFSTKLKFIASVARKVTQVNGTDKIPGVQEKLGELAAIVQSVESAVLAAEYTATTDDAGMRVPGKSALYGAMGLQSETYPRVISILRDLVGGGVLQLPSSIADMTSSVTRPDMERYVQSPGVSSEERVKLFKLAWDIIGSEFAGRHQQYEMFYAGAPFVVRGAYTYRNYGYDALVAELDTFLGSYSIDGTTAAEGI
- a CDS encoding cupin domain-containing protein, with amino-acid sequence MAKPEFEFTPVSTVDFAPCTPHIEGLSEAVLARDSDNDSVTRILKFEPGTDTSPNGVLTHDFWEEVFIFEGSFVDQRLGRTFKAGDWATRPPGMEHGPWISENGAKMFEVRYYTDPVPAERSN
- a CDS encoding flavin reductase family protein yields the protein MSLAPAFTIPDAMGMRRAMGRFVTGVAVVTTQHEDEQYGMTISSLTSISLEPPILMISLNFGTRTGEALMESGKFAVSILGAKQESVARRFAVRGGDRFGDGDFDVTDSGLPVIKGALAQADCSVVQQYDVGDHQVFFGQVTTCRDRDGEVLAFKAGRFGSFSDFGHAEIPWMF
- a CDS encoding DUF2848 family protein, which translates into the protein METTRQVPLTFRVVGTEKTIMVTDFHGVVAGYTGRDPKAVQHHIDELAAIGVAPPPEVPMFYRMDSDLFETAGEHDTSENLTSGEIEPLYIRHNGKYYLGIGSDHTDRDIEARDIGDSKRACPKPVAAEVIEVESLEDLDLDQCTARSWVDGELYQEGSLSGLRKPADVVERLLARTDIGDADFMCLGGTLPLLNGKFVDGTSWKLELSFPNGTTIEHNYKMKKGSL
- a CDS encoding sugar ABC transporter permease, translating into MKTQQSRNDDGLAAVVPAPAPPQVIKRRRKPLTWDKVSFFAVFLGLPLAIYLLFVIWPFIQAFGYSLTDWSGFSPNQNFIGLENYVKIFTDDIFMKAMSNNIVLVIFLPIITIILSLVLASLVTVGGSSKGQIKGLRNSSFYRVVSFFPYTIPAVAIGIMWGQIYDPSGGLLNGILTGLGLDQFKDFAWLGDKNTAMIATMFVIVWGFVGFYMVLFVAGIKGIPAELFEAARIDGAGRFRTAVSITIPLIRDNIQTAYIYMGILALDAFVYMAALNSGGGPDNSTLVMAQQLFFTAFSKGQFGLASAMGVVLAIATLIFSGLVFLVNRLTGGDKDVSL